One genomic window of Mucilaginibacter sp. SJ includes the following:
- a CDS encoding VCBS repeat-containing protein: protein MRGNAQQPLFKLLTPEETSIRFRNDLVEDEKLNVLSYEYLYNGGGVAVGDINNDGLEDLFFTSNLGQNKLYLNLGNLKFKDITQQAGAGLAGRPGDWKTGVTMADVNGDGLLDIYVCYSGLGDNAKRRNQLFINKGNSKFVEMAKQYGLDDPGYSTQAVFFDYNNDGKLDMFLLNHNVKKISNLEFAQAKAETDELASNKLFENQGGHFVDVSKKAGIIQNPLTFGLGVAIADMNKDGLQDIYVTNDYNEPDYLYINNGNGTFTEDSKKCFKHLSQFSMGVDIADINNDGLPDMMTLDMLPPDNRRQKLLQLQENYESFELMLNQNLYKQYMRNMLQVNNGDGTFSEIGQLAGVSNTDWSWCPLIADFDNDGYKDIFISNGYFRDYTNKDFLRYWGDYKLKKAMNREPFLLMDLVKAMPSTTLSNYIYQNNHNLTFTDKKQDWGINKGGISSGSVYADLDNDGDLDLVTNNINSEASILQNMTMETGKKNYLAINLKQPEGNTNAIASKVFVYSGKQVQYQEVNPNRGYLSCVSTVLNFGLGDQQQADSVRIIWPDQTSQLLTNVKTNQRLNVTYKTGNPIFKTDGKTTTKSVFSLAKPVIDYTHTENSINDFKRQPLMLFMSSKTGPVIAKADVNKDGLEDLFIAGDQNTPGKMFIQKAGGNYTNQEISDVNKENTSAAAFFDANGDGFPDLYIAKGGYSLLEPGANELQDKLYLNDGKGNFSFSSTSLPILTASSKSCVRPCDYNNDGKTDLFVGSNVTPGYYPSAPKSYLLTNTGGGHFEITDAPFTGIGMIKDAQWADLNGDGRKDLVICGEFMPIMVFTNTKAGFVDETAKYFDHSVTGFWNTLTIADVDGDGKPDIIAGNLGENTQIHASQTEPAEMYFADFDGNGSIDPFFNFYIQGVSYPFVSRDELNDQIYPMRKRFASYKAYCDATMKDIFTPEELAKATKLTANEVATCLFMNRGGKFVKAELPLQAQYSSVSEILTGDFNHDGKTDFLLLGNHSDNRLKLGSFDANYGCLLTGDGKGNFTYQSQSVAGLSVNGDVKSATEIKINGANYVMIGASGQALQFYKY, encoded by the coding sequence GTGCGCGGTAATGCGCAGCAGCCGCTTTTTAAGCTGCTTACCCCCGAAGAAACCAGCATTAGATTTCGTAATGATTTGGTTGAAGACGAAAAGCTGAACGTACTTTCATATGAGTACCTGTACAACGGCGGTGGCGTTGCCGTTGGCGATATCAATAATGACGGCCTTGAAGACTTGTTTTTTACCAGCAATCTTGGCCAGAATAAACTCTACCTTAACTTAGGGAACCTAAAATTTAAAGACATTACCCAGCAGGCAGGCGCAGGCCTCGCGGGCAGGCCCGGCGACTGGAAAACCGGCGTTACCATGGCTGATGTTAACGGCGACGGTCTCCTGGATATTTATGTGTGTTACTCCGGCCTTGGTGATAATGCCAAACGCCGCAACCAGCTTTTCATCAACAAAGGCAACAGTAAATTTGTTGAAATGGCCAAACAATACGGCCTTGATGATCCGGGTTATAGCACCCAGGCTGTGTTTTTTGATTATAATAACGATGGCAAACTGGATATGTTCCTGCTTAACCATAACGTAAAAAAGATCAGCAATCTTGAATTTGCGCAGGCCAAAGCCGAAACCGACGAACTGGCCAGCAATAAACTTTTTGAAAACCAGGGCGGTCATTTTGTTGATGTATCCAAAAAAGCGGGTATCATTCAAAATCCGCTCACCTTTGGCCTTGGCGTTGCCATTGCCGATATGAACAAAGATGGCTTACAGGATATTTATGTAACCAACGATTACAACGAACCCGATTACCTATATATAAACAACGGAAACGGAACTTTTACAGAAGACAGCAAAAAGTGCTTTAAACACCTGTCGCAGTTTTCGATGGGCGTTGATATTGCCGATATCAATAACGACGGCCTCCCTGATATGATGACGCTTGATATGCTGCCGCCCGATAACCGGCGTCAAAAGCTGTTACAACTACAGGAAAACTACGAATCGTTTGAGCTGATGCTGAACCAGAACCTTTATAAGCAATACATGCGTAACATGCTTCAGGTTAATAACGGCGATGGCACATTCAGCGAAATTGGTCAGCTGGCAGGTGTTTCCAATACTGACTGGAGCTGGTGCCCGCTTATTGCCGATTTTGACAACGACGGCTACAAAGACATCTTCATCTCCAACGGTTACTTCCGCGATTATACCAACAAGGACTTTTTACGGTACTGGGGCGATTATAAACTCAAAAAAGCGATGAACCGTGAACCATTCCTGCTGATGGACCTGGTTAAAGCTATGCCCTCTACTACCCTGTCAAACTATATTTACCAAAATAATCATAACCTTACCTTCACCGATAAAAAACAGGACTGGGGGATCAATAAAGGTGGCATTTCCAGCGGCTCGGTTTATGCCGACCTTGATAACGACGGCGATCTTGACCTGGTTACCAATAACATCAACAGCGAGGCTTCCATATTACAAAACATGACCATGGAAACCGGCAAAAAGAATTACCTGGCAATAAACCTTAAACAACCGGAAGGAAATACTAACGCCATAGCCTCAAAAGTATTTGTATACAGCGGTAAACAAGTACAATACCAGGAGGTTAACCCTAACAGGGGATATCTTTCATGCGTATCCACAGTTTTAAATTTTGGATTGGGCGATCAGCAGCAGGCAGATTCAGTACGGATTATCTGGCCCGATCAAACATCGCAATTACTTACAAATGTTAAAACTAATCAGCGCTTAAACGTCACCTATAAAACAGGTAACCCAATATTTAAAACTGATGGAAAAACCACCACTAAATCAGTTTTTAGTTTGGCAAAACCGGTTATTGATTATACCCATACCGAAAACAGCATCAACGATTTTAAGCGCCAGCCTTTGATGCTGTTCATGAGCTCAAAAACAGGGCCGGTGATAGCCAAAGCTGATGTAAACAAAGATGGTCTTGAGGATCTATTTATTGCCGGCGATCAGAACACACCGGGTAAGATGTTTATTCAAAAAGCAGGTGGTAATTATACCAATCAGGAAATATCAGATGTTAACAAAGAAAACACATCAGCAGCGGCGTTTTTTGACGCCAATGGTGATGGTTTTCCCGATCTGTACATAGCCAAAGGCGGCTATTCACTATTAGAACCCGGCGCCAATGAGCTGCAGGACAAGCTATATCTGAACGATGGTAAAGGCAATTTCAGCTTTTCAAGTACCTCCCTCCCGATATTAACCGCCAGCAGTAAATCATGTGTACGCCCTTGTGATTATAACAACGACGGGAAAACTGACCTGTTTGTTGGATCAAACGTTACACCGGGTTATTATCCATCTGCACCAAAAAGCTACCTGCTTACCAATACAGGCGGCGGTCATTTTGAAATTACCGATGCACCATTTACAGGCATAGGTATGATCAAAGATGCTCAATGGGCCGACTTGAATGGCGATGGCCGTAAAGACCTGGTAATATGTGGCGAATTTATGCCCATCATGGTTTTTACTAACACCAAAGCCGGTTTTGTTGATGAAACAGCCAAATACTTTGATCATTCCGTTACCGGTTTCTGGAATACGCTAACCATTGCTGATGTGGATGGCGATGGTAAACCGGACATCATAGCAGGCAATCTTGGTGAAAACACGCAGATCCATGCCAGCCAAACGGAACCAGCCGAAATGTATTTTGCCGACTTTGACGGCAACGGCTCAATCGATCCGTTTTTTAACTTTTATATACAGGGCGTAAGCTACCCTTTTGTAAGCCGCGACGAACTGAACGACCAGATTTACCCGATGCGTAAAAGGTTCGCTTCATATAAAGCTTATTGTGATGCTACCATGAAAGATATTTTCACGCCCGAAGAGCTTGCTAAAGCTACTAAGCTTACAGCTAATGAGGTTGCAACATGCCTGTTCATGAACCGTGGTGGAAAGTTTGTAAAAGCTGAGCTGCCGTTGCAGGCCCAATATTCATCGGTATCAGAGATCCTCACCGGCGATTTTAATCATGACGGTAAAACAGACTTCCTGCTGCTGGGCAACCATTCAGATAACCGCCTGAAATTGGGAAGCTTTGACGCAAATTATGGCTGCCTGCTTACCGGCGACGGGAAAGGTAATTTCACCTACCAAAGCCAATCGGTTGCAGGGCTATCAGTAAACGGTGACGTAAAATCGGCCACGGAAATAAAAATAAACGGCGCAAATTATGTAATGATAGGTGCATCGGGCCAGGCTTTGCAGTTTTATAAATACTAA
- a CDS encoding SusD/RagB family nutrient-binding outer membrane lipoprotein has product MKKRLIYSGLCLAAALVSGCTKDFTKINTNPNATSAAVFNPNFLLAQAQIQYSQTGYDQLLYQSMWSQSLASTYDYYGNGDKYIYKGSFNDYKARVYNSGYSAETLVQEMKNLTDGKAEYANLNKIATIMKVFILQRVTDAYGDVPYSEAGMAKKGIFTPKFDKQQDIYNAMLADLDGATSGLDASKDKPSSDLFYTGDITKWKKLGYSLMVRVAMRLTKVDAATAQKYVEKAYAGGTMTSIADNAKVKTDNANGNSNSTINALTVPDDFREVRWSKTLIDYMQSTNDTLRISAIAEVSSGTGKAANSDETKPGNDTAKYQHGMPNGYDLNGGATDISKAPGYPGTSPADPSVANDAAAPDGKYSRPRLQVYYTSSTSTSPVDKSGINMLLTYGETELLLAEAAVRGWNTGTASVHYANALLANQLELAQFNAAATIDAAKAAAYVAAHPLVPATALQQINMEYYVETSSTFIHNETWANWRRTGIPVLTPVKYVGQFTDGSIPRRIIYPLNLITTNGTNYKAAVANLSGGDTFTSRIWWDK; this is encoded by the coding sequence ATGAAAAAACGACTCATATATAGCGGTTTATGTTTAGCCGCGGCTCTTGTTTCGGGTTGTACAAAAGATTTCACCAAGATAAACACAAACCCAAATGCTACTTCAGCAGCTGTGTTTAACCCTAACTTTCTTTTGGCTCAAGCCCAAATCCAGTATTCACAAACTGGTTACGATCAATTGCTTTACCAAAGCATGTGGTCACAATCGTTAGCTTCAACTTACGATTATTATGGCAACGGCGATAAATACATCTATAAAGGTTCATTTAATGATTACAAAGCAAGGGTTTACAACAGCGGTTACTCTGCCGAAACACTTGTGCAGGAAATGAAAAACCTAACTGATGGCAAAGCAGAATACGCCAATTTGAATAAAATTGCAACCATCATGAAAGTGTTCATTTTACAACGTGTAACAGACGCTTATGGTGACGTTCCTTACTCTGAAGCGGGTATGGCTAAAAAAGGGATCTTTACCCCTAAGTTTGACAAGCAGCAGGATATTTATAACGCCATGCTGGCTGATCTTGATGGCGCTACCTCTGGTCTGGATGCTTCAAAAGACAAACCAAGCTCTGACCTTTTCTATACCGGCGATATCACCAAATGGAAAAAATTGGGCTACTCATTAATGGTTCGTGTTGCTATGCGTTTAACTAAAGTCGATGCTGCTACAGCTCAAAAGTATGTTGAAAAAGCTTATGCAGGCGGTACCATGACCAGCATTGCTGATAACGCTAAAGTAAAAACAGATAACGCTAACGGTAATTCCAACAGCACTATCAATGCATTAACTGTTCCTGATGATTTCAGGGAAGTACGCTGGTCAAAAACTTTGATCGACTATATGCAATCGACTAACGATACGCTACGGATCAGCGCAATTGCTGAAGTTTCATCTGGTACTGGCAAAGCAGCAAACTCAGATGAAACCAAACCAGGTAATGACACTGCTAAATATCAACATGGTATGCCTAACGGTTATGACTTAAATGGAGGAGCTACTGATATCAGCAAAGCTCCTGGTTATCCGGGCACTTCACCTGCTGATCCTTCTGTTGCAAATGATGCTGCTGCACCTGATGGTAAATATTCACGTCCGAGGCTACAGGTTTATTATACCTCTTCTACTTCAACCAGCCCCGTTGATAAAAGTGGTATTAATATGCTCTTAACTTATGGTGAAACAGAATTGTTGCTTGCCGAAGCCGCAGTAAGGGGATGGAACACTGGTACTGCTTCTGTACACTACGCAAACGCACTTTTAGCAAATCAGTTAGAACTTGCCCAATTTAATGCTGCTGCCACTATTGACGCGGCCAAGGCGGCAGCTTACGTAGCAGCTCACCCATTGGTGCCAGCTACAGCATTGCAACAAATCAATATGGAATATTATGTTGAAACATCTTCGACGTTTATCCATAACGAAACATGGGCAAATTGGAGAAGAACAGGCATCCCTGTGCTTACACCGGTTAAATATGTTGGTCAGTTTACCGACGGTTCTATCCCTCGGCGTATTATATATCCGCTTAACCTGATCACAACTAATGGCACAAATTACAAGGCTGCTGTCGCTAACCTTTCAGGTGGTGATACATTTACCTCAAGAATCTGGTGGGATAAATAA
- a CDS encoding vanadium-dependent haloperoxidase, with the protein MIKQISILFLALISTTAYAQKNKKNILPYLHIDQAVNAISAVMIHDVVNPPAASRYYAYVTLGAYNLVSLNNKQTIPVGNFIKSYTQDNQISIPADKYDYRIAAMYCILETGKQMLPSGFMLQDDEDKYVTLLKDNGVTEDVIKQSIAAATEMTAKVVNYSKSDNYNKLSGRLRYSPIKGGKNWFPTPPMYMEAVEPNWKTIRPMFIDSSDQFVPVRPAVFSTDSTSDFYKEAYAVYQVSKNMSAEQIMIANFWDCNPFAVTTSGHMMIGFKKISPGGHWMNIVGIAVKKAGLSFDKSIQVATLVAMTEMDAFISCWDEKYRSNGIRPETYINKYIDIRWVPMLQTPPFPEYPSGHAVLSNSSAGVLSYLLGDNFAYTDDSEIPYGVGPRDFKSFKQAAEEASLSRFYGGIHFNDAIVNGNQQGRDVAAAVIKKLKAAGVNYLGN; encoded by the coding sequence ATGATCAAACAAATATCCATATTGTTTTTAGCGCTGATAAGCACAACAGCTTATGCGCAAAAGAATAAAAAAAACATTCTTCCGTACTTGCATATCGATCAGGCTGTAAACGCTATTTCGGCGGTTATGATCCATGATGTGGTAAACCCACCCGCTGCCTCCCGCTATTATGCTTATGTAACCCTGGGGGCTTATAATTTGGTTAGCCTCAACAATAAACAGACAATACCGGTTGGCAATTTCATCAAAAGTTACACACAAGATAACCAGATCAGCATCCCGGCTGATAAGTATGATTATCGTATAGCCGCTATGTATTGTATACTGGAAACAGGAAAGCAGATGCTCCCATCGGGTTTTATGCTGCAGGATGATGAGGATAAATATGTAACCCTTCTTAAAGATAACGGCGTAACCGAAGATGTGATCAAACAATCGATAGCTGCTGCCACCGAAATGACTGCCAAGGTTGTCAATTATTCCAAATCCGATAATTACAACAAGCTGAGCGGTCGGCTCAGGTATTCACCTATAAAAGGCGGTAAAAACTGGTTCCCAACCCCGCCAATGTACATGGAGGCCGTTGAGCCTAACTGGAAAACTATTCGGCCAATGTTTATCGACTCGTCCGACCAGTTTGTGCCTGTTAGGCCTGCCGTATTCAGCACTGACAGCACAAGCGACTTTTACAAGGAAGCATATGCAGTTTACCAGGTATCCAAAAACATGTCAGCCGAGCAAATTATGATTGCCAACTTTTGGGATTGCAACCCCTTTGCGGTTACCACATCAGGGCACATGATGATCGGTTTTAAAAAAATAAGTCCGGGTGGACACTGGATGAACATTGTTGGTATTGCCGTAAAAAAAGCCGGGCTTAGTTTTGATAAATCGATACAGGTAGCAACACTGGTTGCCATGACCGAAATGGATGCATTTATCAGTTGTTGGGACGAAAAATATCGCAGTAACGGCATCCGCCCCGAAACTTATATCAACAAATACATTGACATTAGATGGGTGCCCATGCTGCAAACCCCGCCATTTCCGGAATATCCAAGCGGCCATGCCGTGTTGTCAAATTCGTCGGCCGGAGTATTAAGTTATCTGTTGGGTGATAATTTTGCTTACACAGATGATTCGGAAATCCCCTACGGTGTTGGCCCCCGCGATTTCAAATCATTTAAGCAGGCGGCTGAAGAAGCTTCTTTGTCGCGCTTTTATGGCGGTATTCATTTTAATGATGCCATTGTTAACGGCAATCAGCAGGGGCGCGATGTGGCAGCAGCGGTTATAAAAAAATTAAAAGCAGCCGGAGTAAACTATTTGGGTAATTAG